A stretch of DNA from Hydra vulgaris chromosome 03, alternate assembly HydraT2T_AEP:
ATGCAATACAAAAAGTCTACTCGAATTGATGTTGAACTTCAGAAGGAAAATGAGAAGTCTAGCAAATACTGGACTGAAGTCTTGAAGAGGTTTGTTGTAGTGATAAAGTTTCTTGCTGAAAGGGGATTAGCTTTTCGTGGTGACAATCAATTGCATAACTCTCCTAACAATGGAAATTATCTTGGTTGTATTGATCTGTTAGCTGAATTTGATCCATTTCTAAGAGAACACATTCAAAGATATGGAAATCCAGGAAAGGGAAATGTATCATATCTTTCAGCAAACATATGCGATGAATTCATTGATATATTAGGAGGCAAAGTTTTGAAGCAAATAATTTCTGAAATCAAGGATGCtaaatattatggaattagCATCGATTCAACCCCTGATATTAGTCATGTAGATCAGCTCACACTTGTTATTCGCTATCaactcaaaaacaaaaatgtagtAGAGCGATTTCTTCAATTTATTCCAATTGAAAACCATGATGGAGAATACGTATTTAATCTTGTGGTTGGTATTCTTCAGTTTCATGGAATAGACATCAAAAATTGCCGATCACAATCTTATGATAATGCCAACAATATAAGTGGAATATATTCTGGTGTGCAAGCTAGATTCAGAGAGATTAATCATTTAGCAGAATGTGTTTCATCTGCTGCCCACAGCCTAAACTTAGTTGGTTCAGCTGCCGTGGAGTGTTGTTCAGCAGCTGTAAATTATTTTGGTGTCATACAGtcagtttataattttttctcagCTTCAACGAAGAGATGGTCAACtcttaaagaactttttaaaataaacgtaTTTGTTTTACAAAGCTTATCAGAAACTAGGTGGTCCTCTAGAAGTGATGCCACAAGAGCTTTCTATGCAAATTACTTACAAATTCGTCAAGCATTATGTGAAGTCACTAACAGCAAACATCAACCATCAGCAGCTGTTCATGAAGCAAAATCACTTGTTAAACATTTAGACTACTTTGAAACTGCGTTAATGTGTGTGATTTGGATAGATTTACTTCAAAAGATGAATATTGTCAATAAAGCCTTACAGGAGCCGGGTATTGAGCTGTGCACCATCATTAAACTGTACGATGTTCTCATACAGTATTTTCATGATACACGCAGTAAGTTTGAAACATTCGAAGGCCAGGCAAAAGATCTCACAGAATCTGATTACAAAGAAGCTACACAACGCAAGCGAATACGGAAGCGATTTGATGACGAAGTTATGGATACAAGTAATCCCAGTTTAAATGTTAGTGCCAGGGATAATTTCCGTATTCAACAGTATTACGTTATCATAGACAGACTTAATAATGAGATGGAAAAACGCAGAGCAGCTTATAAAGTATTGTAAAGTATTGATAAATTGGTGTCTGATAAGATTAAGCTGCAAATAGACAACAAACTAGTTGCAAGTTTTCCAAATGTTAATATCGCTTTCAGTATTTATGTCTCTATATTAGGCACGAATTCAGAAGGTGAAcgttctttttcaaaattaaaactgataaaaaatctGCGTTCAACTATGGGACAAGCCCGACTATCCTCCCTGGCACTGCTATCAATTGAAAATGAAGTAATGTGGGAGATGACATTTGAAGATGTTATAGTTGATTTTGCAAATACCAAAATGTAAACTTACACAAATAAGAATTGCAAACCTTTATGAAAAGTAGAGTATATTCAAAGACCAATAATTAAAGACTCTCGCAGAAAAATGTACAAACATCTACTTTTGGGTTTTGTTTGgcaaaactttgttattttttttttaatattcatttaaaataatattcaaataaaagatttatacacTTATGCTTAGTATTTATACTTAGTTACTAGTACATTTACTCAAGCACTTATAACCACTTAGTTATTAAGTACATTTACTCAAGTACTTATAACCACTTAGTTACTAGTACATTTACTCAAGCACTTATAACCACTTATATGTTTTCCAAAGTTTTACAGCTTCCGTAGCAAAGTTAAACTAAGAACAACAGcaaagtatatttgttttttgtagaactataaaaaataaaaataaacaaatatacacCAACCAAAGGAGCTTGATTAATACAATCCAtcttattataacaaaaagtaaagttttataaaatcaaataaaaaactttgttacaatagatgaaaaaaatttttttttataaaaattgctttagtaGAAATTTCATCTTCTGAAAATTTAATAAGCTTTCCCAAATTTGGTATCAAATTCGGTATTTATACGATTACTTGTCAGAACAGAAGATTATTTTTCAGTATAAAAGATTATTGTGAAGTATCAGAAGATTGccaatctaaatttttatttagtttttgttcTCATTTACATATAGAGATATAATCCAATAATGTCCAAGTAATGGTAAGAAATTTTCCAAACTCCAAAAAGAAACCAACTTATAAGAtggtaatataatataagataagatatacaaaattctgAGAGTTTATTACATTTTCGGGgcaatttatattcattatttctATTTGATCATACTGAAGTTTGCTGGAAAAAGATTGTTGTagtatttatacataaaagttagGTGCTGATAGATATTTGTTTCAAGATatatccatcattttcatattttttataaaaggttttgTATGTTCTCGTTTAAGCTTAAAGTATATAATACGACAAGCGTGTTTTTGTAgcctataaattttttgaagttttgttaaCTTTGTATTTCTTCATGATATATTTGCATAGTTAATGAAACAGTGGATTAgtccaaaatatattaatttgagTCTTAACATATTGGCGTATGGTCGAACTCGATGCATAACGCCAATAGTTTTGGTAAACTTTGACTCTATATAATCTAAATAGGGAAGCCaggataaattttcatctacAAGAACTCCTAAGAATTTTATACTTGGTTGCTTTTTGATTACtgtatcatttaaataaagtttgcgCAACTTAAaggaaatgtttaattttttgtgtttttttatggaatagagTATAATTCGTTTTCTCAACATTAATTACGCGTTTGATTGCCCTAAACCAACTTTATTTAACTCCTTATTCATATCCGTATATAAATGTTTGATATCATTATTGGTAAGAAATTTGTACCGTATGCATACATTATTGAGTTCAGTTTTAATGATGTATTGCAAAAgtcgttaatataaattaggaaTAAGAGCGGACCAAGGGTTGATTCCTGTGGTACTCCGCATACGACATTTAATATTCCGGATTGTACATTATGAACATAATGCTTTTTATCTAAGATCTGAGAACTTTTAATACAAgaataggttttattatttataccataacgtttaattttttctaacagAAAGCAATTGTCGACAATGTCAAATGCTTTAGATAGATCTATAATAGCACACACGCTTATAACCGTTTGTAGTATGTAACCATCCAGCATCCTATCTCCAGATAGATGATAAACATAGCACCAAATTTTGCGATTAAGCATCGTTACAAATAACAGCACTCAATATTTGATCTTGTTTgtatatgataaaattaaaacacaaataCAAACTAAATACACACTAAAACGAACGGAATTGAAAAAGTCAGATCACACTAATTTCACTTCTTGGGCTTTCTTCATCGCAAAACTGGAGGTGACATTTTCGTACAATAAAGCCTTAGCAAGGtcgtttttaattaaattaccaTAAGTTTAGTAAGGCGTTTTTCAGTCATATTGCAATTTGGATTTGTTGAGAGCAAACTTACTAAAAGAGCGCTCTCCTTCAGTCATTGAAACCAGGATTGTATTAAAAATGCGAAGCAAAATGCAAATGAAAGGAAATATTGACTGAAGACCTTACTGGTAGGTTCAGTTGAGCAACTTGATAGAAGAAAAGGATTCTATTTATCCAAAAGAATTTGATCGCTTGAAAACGTCTAGATTAGTGGCGTCACTAGAGGGTGCGAGGGTGTGATCCACACCGGGTGACATTTTTAGAGGGGTgacactaaaataaataaaaagcaaatatagcagaattttttttgtatttttttttggaaagtttttttttttttagatatttattagTCTAAATGGTTGACACCAGCGACGCCACTGATCTAGAAGGGGGATTTCTTCAACcaactctttttcttttacatcATTTACGTAGTGATTTGCCAGGGCTTTGCATTTTTCTTTCTGACTAAGTGTTTCTTTATCACTAAAAGAAGGTGGAGAtcttcaaataaattaaaaaatgtccGTTGTCTTTTGAGCATTATCCATTCTGCTTCTTATCTCCTGGAGTAGCGTGTCAAGAGTAACATTAAATACATTCACCTCAAAAccttttgatttgtttttgtagaAGTGGGCCGTGTTCATCGATTCGCCTTGAAGTGTTTTCCTTTTCCTTCTCCTCtttcttaaaaaatcattttggaACCCAAACAAAGCTAACCCAGATGCAACCAGTTTTACTTCTTAGAGTATTTGGATGATATTCTAATTAAAGTTCTTGAAGAAGTTGCAATGACTTCAGTATTTCTTttggttgttttaaaaatgaccgCATTGCCTCTATGCACTTTATCTTATTTGAGACGTTTGGTGAAAAGTTAGCCGAGTAGCCACAATCAACATTTTTCAGCGTATGGGGCTACTACTAAAAAGGTTATACAACGATTATATGTTGTCAAAATAGTTCTTCTACTACAGTAAAGAATTCTGTATAATGAACGCTAGCTAGATTGAGACTATGGGCACTGCAAGATATAAACAAAGCTTAAGTTTTTTTCTCGAGAATGATGGCCTGCACTCCTTTATATACACCAGACATGTAAGCCATGTTATCATAGCCCTGGCCTACAGTACAGTTTTTTGTAAACCAATTTGGCTTTAATCCAAAAGGTTtagcattattttataaatataaactgtaAACACACATCAAAAGCTTAGATTTCTCAAAGCTAAATTGAGAGTGACGTCCAGGACGCAGAGTAAAATTTCATTCCACTAAGATGCCTCATTTCCTATTGACTTTTCAAGTTTTGAACTGATCCCGGTCTAGTTTTCAAGGTTTCAAAAGCTGATTTCCAGAAGATATAGTAATTTCTGTGCCGAACATTAGACTGATGGCTTTTAATCTTTTCTCCTACATAACGCCAATTATCTCTTTTTCCGCCATTCCGCATCAAGAGGAAAGATTAAAGTTAGGGCCAAAGTTATACTTTTGTCAGAAAATAGAGCAGGGAAAACAAACAAATGCATAGGCAGTTCCACTCCTGCTAAGCCAGTCTATGTTGATTTTTTCTCCGTTGAGAGAAGTTTCGTAAAAAAGCGGAGACAGgaacttttttgtttgcagAACCTCTTGATCTCTTGATTGTCTTGCAGACCTCTTTAAGATGATCCATTTAGTATGACTAGATTGCGTTCGACTTTGAAAGAAAATCTCTTCCACAAAGCTTTTTCAAAGGTCTTTTCCAACTGCTTGATTACTAATTAAATTGCCTCTTGATCCTAAATTAAAACAGCATTTGagaattatgttattttttaatatctgcagataatttatgaaataaaaatgcatCTCAAAGTCGCCCGATTCTTAAACTCAAGGGCT
This window harbors:
- the LOC136078747 gene encoding zinc finger MYM-type protein 1-like produces the protein MNGSLLKYVNKVDATSDNDTSINFFVSSTSPGIVIPEPEPMLTDTVEQCGCAMSFTSEPVIQADAEPTVADLGLGIRSSKESISNDPAEWGINADLIAYYSENIPLQNLKSDLSLKGRQFGKKIRYIFGCKTGSAGTNNAPRNQFITGFDNWKNVIARITSHEKSKDHFAAVSMIMQYKKSTRIDVELQKENEKSSKYWTEVLKRFVVVIKFLAERGLAFRGDNQLHNSPNNGNYLGCIDLLAEFDPFLREHIQRYGNPGKGNVSYLSANICDEFIDILGGKVLKQIISEIKDAKYYGISIDSTPDISHVDQLTLVIRYQLKNKNVVERFLQFIPIENHDGEYVFNLVVGILQFHGIDIKNCRSQSYDNANNISGIYSGVQARFREINHLAECVSSAAHSLNLVGSAAVECCSAAVNYFGVIQSVYNFFSASTKRWSTLKELFKINVFVLQSLSETRWSSRSDATRAFYANYLQIRQALCEVTNSKHQPSAAVHEAKSLVKHLDYFETALMCVIWIDLLQKMNIVNKALQEPGIELCTIIKLYDVLIQYFHDTRSKFETFEGQAKDLTESDYKEATQRKRIRKRFDDEVMDTSNPSLNVSARDNFRIQQYYVIIDRLNNEMEKRRAAYKVL